One window of the Salvia miltiorrhiza cultivar Shanhuang (shh) chromosome 6, IMPLAD_Smil_shh, whole genome shotgun sequence genome contains the following:
- the LOC130988979 gene encoding zeaxanthin epoxidase, chloroplastic: MSSAVLCNPINPSAAVSSRRHFFPAQIHGAAPSKKPFSCTGGNGVSKRVSTVRASVAAAPRGGAEEKKLRILVAGGGIGGLVFALAAKRKGFDVVVFERDLSAIRGEGQYRGPIQIQSNALAVLEAIDMGVAEEVLSAGCITGDRINGLVDGISGNWYVKFDTFTPAAERGLPVTRVISRMTLQQILATAVGSDIIMNESNVMDFVDDGQKVTVKLENGQSYEGDLLVGADGIWSKVRKNLFGQTDPVYSGYTCYTGIADFVPADIETVGYRVFLGHKQYFVSSDVGGGKMQWYAFYNEAAGGVDAENGKKARLLKLFEGWCDNVIDLLLATDEDAILRRDIYDRSPILSWGKGRVTLLGDSVHAMQPNLGQGGCMAIEDGYQLALELEKATRRSIESGSPIDVVSSLRSYENARKLRVAIIHGLARMAAIMASTYKAYLGVGLGPLSFLTQFRIPHPGRVGGRVFIDIGMPLMLSWVLGGNGSKLEGRTLQCRLSDKASDQLRKWFTDDDALERALDADWFLFPIGDSTAASETIFLSRDDKNPCVIGSVPHPNFPGVSIAIPSPQVSKMHARISYKDGAFSLTDLRSEHGTWISDNEGKRFRVSPNLPTRFRPTDVIEFGSDKKAVFRVKAMKIPPKTSEIDQSQLLQAV; encoded by the exons ATGAGTTCAGCAGTTCTCTGTAATCCAATCAATCCCTCAGCAGCAGTTTCGTCAAGAAGGCATTTTTTTCCGGCTCAAATCCACGGCGCGGCGCCGAGCAAGAAGCCGTTTTCCTGCACGGGAGGAAATGGGGTGTCGAAGAGAGTGTCGACGGTGAGAGCGAGTGTGGCGGCGGCTCCGAGAGGCGGGGCGGAGGAGAAGAAGCTGCGGATTCTGGTGGCCGGCGGCGGCATCGGCGGGTTGGTTTTCGCATTGGCGGCGAAGAGGAAGGGGTTTGATGTGGTGGTATTTGAGAGGGATTTGAGCGCGATTAGAGGGGAGGGGCAGTATAGGGGTCCCATTCAGATACAGAGCAACGCTTTGGCTGTTTTGGAGGCTATTGATATGGGCGTCGCTGAGGAGGTTTTGAGTGCCGGCTGCATCACCGGCGATCGGATTAACGGCTTGGTTGATGGAATTTCCGGCAATTG GTACGTCAAGTTTGATACATTCACCCCTGCAGCAGAGAGGGGACTCCCGGTCACTAGAGTCATTAGCCGCATGACTCTGCAACAGATCCTCGCCACTGCAGTTGGGTCCGACATTATTATGAACGAGAGCAATGTCATGGACTTTGTCGATGATGGTCAAAAG GTGACCGTGAAACTCGAAAATGGACAGTCTTATGAAGGTGATCTTCTTGTTGGTGCAGATGGGATATGGTCAAAG GTGAGGAAAAACTTGTTCGGGCAAACAGACCCCGTATACTCTGGCTACACCTGTTACACGGGAATAGCAGATTTTGTACCTGCTGACATAGAGACAGTAGG GTACCGTGTGTTTTTGGGCCACAAACAATACTTTGTTTCCTCTGATGTGGGAGGTGGAAAGATGCAGTGGTATGCATTTTACAACGAAGCAGCCGGTGGAGTTGATGCTGAAAATG GTAAAAAGGCAAGGTTGCTAAAGCTATTTGAAGGCTGGTGTGATAACGTTATAGATCTGTTGCTTGCCACTGACGAAGATGCAATTCTTCGGAGAGACATATATGACAGGTCTCCAATACTTTCATGGGGAAAGGGTCGTGTGACGTTGCTTGGTGACTCAGTCCATGCAATGCAGCCAAACTTGGGCCAGGGAGGGTGCATGGCTATAGAG GATGGATATCAACTTGCACTCGAGCTTGAAAAGGCTACAAGGCGAAGCATTGAGTCAGGAAGCCCAATCGATGTAGTCTCTTCTCTAAGAAG TTATGAGAATGCACGAAAACTTCGTGTTGCAATCATTCATGGACTTGCTAGAATGGCTGCAATCATGGCATCAACTTACAAGGCATATTTGGGAGTCGGACTCGGGCCATTGTCT TTCCTCACACAGTTTAGAATACCGCATCCTGGAAGAGTCGGGGGAAGGGTATTCATAGACATCGGTATGCCTCTGATGCTAAGTTGGGTTCTCGGTGGTAACGG CTCGAAACTCGAAGGGAGAACGCTGCAGTGCCGCCTCTCCGACAAA GCCAGTGACCAGTTGCGGAAATGGTTCACAGACGATGATGCTCTAGAGCGAGCTCTCGATGCAGA TTGGTTTCTATTTCCAATCGGAGATTCGACTGCAGCGTCTGAGACCATTTTTCTAAGCCGAGATGACAAGAACCCTTGCGTGATTGG GAGTGTACCGCATCCCAACTTCCCAGGAGTGTCCATAGCTATACCGTCACCTCAG GTATCCAAAATGCATGCACGTATAAGTTACAAAGACGGGGCGTTTTCTCTAACGGACTTGAGGAGTGAGCATGGAACCTGGATTTCAGA CAACGAAGGCAAGCGGTTTCGTGTGTCCCCAAACCTGCCTACTCGTTTCCGGCCAACTGATGTGATAGAGTTTGGGTCTGATAAGAAG GCCGTTTTTCGCGTAAAGGCTATGAAAATCCCTCCCAAGACCTCCGAAATCGACCAAAGCCAACTTCTTCAGGCAGTATGA